The Mytilus galloprovincialis chromosome 3, xbMytGall1.hap1.1, whole genome shotgun sequence genomic interval GGAACACTCCATATTTTAAAGAACTTATCCAAATTGACTGGTCATGGTATGGACTAACATTTGTTATTACTTCAAGTTCAGTCTGATATGTATCATTGATGACTAGGGAGATGTTTATTTCTGCTGACAAGTCTCCATCATCTTGTAATGATCCAAtgtttgattggttgatattCCCTGGAACAAATTTCGGTGATGAACTGTATCTTGGTTTGGTTTGTGGTTCTTGGATTTTAGTGGATTTCTCCATTTTTTTAACCCCTTTGAAGAAATCAGTGGCATTGGAAATGTCAATAAAATCTTGGACTTCATTTATTTTGTCCTCTGTTTGGTTTGTGAATATTGATATAGCATTAAGATCTGATTTAACTGTTGTTAAAACAGTTTCATGACTTTGTTCCAATTTATTTAAGAgttctttaaaacatttttctacTTGTTCTTTTACAGTTTTCTCATGAGCATAAATATCTTGTCTTACTTTTGAATACTTTGAATTTTCGGCTGACATAAGTTTATTGAGGTCATCTTTCTTTGCTTTCATGTTAGTATTActcttttgtattttattttgtcctTCTTTCAGTCTCTCaacttttaatttgtattcatCCCTTATTTCAATTAAATCATGTTTCTTATGAACTTTAGCAACACAGGTTGGACACACAAGAACTTCACATGTATTACAGTAAAGACATGATGATTGTCCAGCATGTTCATCACACTTTATATTGGTAAAATCCAGTTCTTCAGTATGCAGTCCAATCTCTTCTCTACTGATGATTTTATGATCAAGTGCATTTTTGAATTGGGAATGTACCTTGTCCTTGCAATGACCACACATCAGAATACTGCAGTCCATGCATTTCCACTGTATTGGTCTATCTGTTTCACATAATTTACAGTTAACAAGGACTTGACCTCCTCCAAACGGCTGAGAGGAAGCCATATTTGGCAGGTGTGTCAGGTATTTCACTTCCTTGTTTGATCTATTTTGGGGTTGTTAAGATCAACAagttaaggaggctcgagggtataaaaatttcagaaaaaaattaaacatttgtttttcattacaaattttattagttaccttttgtagttattactttatcatatggtacaaaaatcattcaaaacgatcaattcgtgttggccccagatgactttaaaaatgtatacatcattgaaaaagttccaaattatctccctttggtggaaaagtGCCATTTTtgggctttaaaattgaaatatctttttttaacccatcggtgacctatatttttttaaataattttcatataagctgtacttaaactaaattattgtaaaatctgAGCGAtttatgtaataaatttcttttttatttcgatattacatttatttctcctattacttcaacagaaaaaacccacctttacaaaaaatgtatgcttcttttgaaGGTAGTTTgcgagcgcaaatgaacggtgacccaactttttttattttatttttctattaactataagataaagttcattta includes:
- the LOC143068995 gene encoding uncharacterized protein LOC143068995, whose amino-acid sequence is MASSQPFGGGQVLVNCKLCETDRPIQWKCMDCSILMCGHCKDKVHSQFKNALDHKIISREEIGLHTEELDFTNIKCDEHAGQSSCLYCNTCEVLVCPTCVAKVHKKHDLIEIRDEYKLKVERLKEGQNKIQKSNTNMKAKKDDLNKLMSAENSKYSKVRQDIYAHEKTVKEQVEKCFKELLNKLEQSHETVLTTVKSDLNAISIFTNQTEDKINEVQDFIDISNATDFFKGVKKMEKSTKIQEPQTKPRYSSSPKFVPGNINQSNIGSLQDDGDLSAEINISLVINDTYQTELEVITNVSPYHDQSIWISSLKYGVFQRVKPEGTNLKVMSKFNIKVCGMAVTTSKQLLLCVKGETRLQQISRSGNLTDSVYDVKPLFPNAIHVVSDNKLIVGTHDSELKRSAVMIMDKKGDKETVYEHDQHNQPLFSNPLYITTTRNGNIHVVDRISDYGRGKVVILRQGGHIINQYTGHSIINKSYPFKPVSIVTSSSDNLVVVDIATKNLHILNDNGHFISYFNTKDIGIKHPYSLALNTTGHLYIGCGRAVGSHSKEAKLYEINIAGF